Proteins from a single region of Anthonomus grandis grandis chromosome 18, icAntGran1.3, whole genome shotgun sequence:
- the LOC126746936 gene encoding uncharacterized protein LOC126746936 produces MEDFEEEALLLAILLDEDENCNNDRRRIKRRNVWVHEINKKRKDEGEFHRLYPELRRDENRFYTYFRMNFECFDEIINLIKDDITKQETTFREPIGATERLAVTLRFLATGDSYKTIGHSFRLGFSTVAIIVEEVCTVIWSKLQPIYMPEPTQELWEKSVLGYENLWQFPNCLRSIDGKHVTIRCPQNSGSNYFSYLKKFSIVLMAIVDPEYKFICVDVGAYGKNSDGGIFEQSAMGRRFENGTFNIPPNMPFAGKDDEVPCVLIGDEAFTLSTYLMRPFPYRQARYDRNKEKFNYHLCKARRVVENAFGILAHKWRFFFRPLEVKVSTATKLVKTACVLHNFLREKNIDQKYLNLQEHNDMPVQIFHPLPVDRRRAVNLAFGIREKFVSHFSNL; encoded by the exons ATGGAGGATTTTGAGGAAGAGGCACTACTTCTTGCAATATTATTGGATGAAGATGAAAATTGCAATAATGATAGGCGAAG GATAAAAAGACGGAACGTTTGGGTACAcgagattaataaaaaacgtaagGACGAAGGCGAATTTCATAGGTTATATCCTGAGCTCCGTAGAGACGAAAATCGATTCTATACTTACTTTAGAAtgaattttgaatgttttgatgaaataataaatcttatCAAGGACGATATTACAAAACAAGAAACTACATTTAGAGAACCGATTGGCGCAACAGAACGATTAGCCGTCACATTAAG atttttggCAACCGGCGACTCTTACAAAACAATCGGTCACAGTTTTCGATTGGGATTTTCAACAGTTGCTATAATTGTTGAAGAGGTTTGCACTGTTATATGGAGTAAACTGCAGCCAATTTATATGCCAGAGCCCACACAAGAGCTATGGGAAAAATCAGTTTTGGGCTATGAAAACTTATGGCAGTTTCCCAACTGTTTAAGAAGCATAGACGGGAAGCACGTGACAATCAGGTGTCCCCAAAATAGTGgatcaaattatttttcctacttaaaaaaattttcaattgttCTCATGGCGATTGTTGACCctgaatataaatttatttgtgtaGATGTTGGTGCCTATGGTAAAAATAGTGATGGAGGTATCTTCGAGCAATCTGCTATGGGAAGAAGATTTGAAAATGGCACATTTAATATTCCTCCTAACATGCCATTTGCCGGTAAAGATGATGAGGTTCCATGTGTTTTGATAGGCGATGAAGCTTTTACCTTAAGTACTTACTTAATGAGACCATTTCCCTACAGACAAGCGAGATATGACcgtaataaagaaaaattcaattaccATCTATGTAAAGCTCGTCGCGTTGTGGAAAACGCTTTTGGCATACTGGCACAcaaatggagatttttttttagacccTTAGAAGTAAAAGTTAGCACGGCTACAAAGCTTGTAAAAACAGCCTGTGTATTACACAACTTTTTacgggaaaaaaatattgaccaaaaatatcttaatctaCAAGAACACAATGATATGCCAGTACAGATATTCCATCCCTTGCCAGTTGATAGAAGAAGAGCGGTAAACCTAGCGTTTGGGATACGTGAAAAATTTGTTTCCCATTTCAGTAATTTGTAA